From Triticum aestivum cultivar Chinese Spring chromosome 4A, IWGSC CS RefSeq v2.1, whole genome shotgun sequence, a single genomic window includes:
- the LOC123085532 gene encoding thioredoxin-like protein AAED1, chloroplastic, with amino-acid sequence MPAHALLTVPHATAGPRLAAPLFTPAATGPSLCRANCRPGSLTNQQQRLRHLHPAAAATKPGAIGSAAEAAAAPAEGLVRSLQGVEVFDLNGKALPVADLWKDRKAVVAFARHFGCVLCRKRADLLAAKQEAMEAAGVSPVLIGPGTVEQAKAFSDQTKFKGEVYADPDYSSYKALEFANGLFSTFTPSAGLKIIQLYREGYRQDWELSFEKNTRTKGGWYQGGLLVAGPGIDNISYIHKDKEAGDDPEMEDVLTACCS; translated from the exons ATGCCCGCGCACGCGCTGCTCACCGTGCCGCACGCGACCGCCGGCCCGCGACTGGCCGCACCGCTTTTCACCCCGGCCGCGACCGGGCCGAGCCTCTGCCGCGCGAACTGCCGGCCCGGCTCCCTCACCAACCAGCAGCAACGGCTGCGCCACCTTCACCCTGCCGCTGCGGCCACCAAGCCCGGAGCCATAG GGAGCGCCGCGGAGGCTGCTGCGGCGCCGGCGGAGGGGCTCGTGAGGTCGCTGCAGGGGGTGGAGGTGTTCGACCTGAACGGGAAGGCGCTGCCCGTCGCTGATCTGTGGAAGGATAGGAAGGCCGTGGTTGCGTTCGCCCGCCATTTCGG GTGTGTGCTATGCCGAAAGAGGGCCGACCTTCTGGCGGCTAAGCAG GAGGCAATGGAGGCTGCAGGAGTTTCTCCTGTTTTAATCGGACCAGGTACTGTTGAACAG GCAAAGGCGTTTTCTGATCAAACAAAATTCAAAGGAG AAGTATATGCCGATCCAGATTACTCATCATATAAGGCTCTGGAATTTGCCAATGGCTTATTCTCAACATTCACTCCATCG GCGGGTCTGAAGATTATACAACTGTACAGGGAAGGATACAGGCAGGACTGGGAACTATCATTTGAAAAGAACACCAGGACAAAAGGCGGATG GTATCAAGGGGGGCTCCTTGTTGCAGGCCCAGGCATCGACAACATCTCCTACATCCACAAG GACAAAGAAGCTGGAGATGACCCTGAAATGGAGGATGTTTTGACAGCTTGTTGTTCCTAG